Genomic window (Sphingomonas sp. S1-29):
AGCATCAGCTTGGCGGTGGCCTTCGCGCTACCCACTACCCCCGGGATGCCCGCGCCCGGATGCGTGCCCGCGCCGACGAAATACATGTTGGGGATATTGTCGTCGCGGTTGTGCGCGCGGAAATAGGCGCTCTGGGTCAGCAACGGTTCGAGCGAGAAGGCGCTGCCCTGGTGCGCGTTGAGATCGTCGCTGAAGTCCTTGGGCGTGTAGCTGAACTTGGTGACGATCCGTTCGTGGATGTCGGGGATCAGCCGGCGGCCGACCTCGTCGAGGATGCGCTTTTCGAGGATCGGCGCGATCTCGTCCCAGTCGGCGGGGAATTTGCCGCGGTGGGGGACGGGGGCGAGCGCGTAGAAGGTCGAATGCCCCTCGGGCGCCATCGACGGATCGGTGACGGTCGGGTGGTGCAGATAGAGCGAGAAATCCTCCGACAGCACGCCGTGATCGTAGATGTCGGCCAGCAGCTCCTTATAGCGCGGGCCGAACAGGATCATGTGGTGCGGGATGCCGGGCCAGGTGCCCTTGATGCCGAAATGGACGACGAACAGCGACGGCGAGTACTTCTTCTTCTCGAGCTTCTGCGCGGTGCGCTGCGCGCTGCGCGAGCCCTTGAGCAGTTCGCGATAGCTGTGGACGATGTCGCCGTTCGACGCGCAGGCATCGACGTCGAGATGATAGCCCTTTTGCGTCGTCACGCCGGTGACGCGGTCGCCGAGCGTTTCGATCGCGGCGACCGGATCGTCGAGGCGCACTTCGCCGCCGAGCCGTTCGAAATGGCGGACCATGCCGGCGACGAGCTTGTTGGTGCCGCCCATCGCGAACCAGACGCCGCCGTCGCGCTCGAGCTTGTGGATCAACGCGTAGATGCTCGACGTCTTCATCGGATCGCCGCCGACGAGCAAGGTGTGGAACGACAGCGCCTGGCGGAGTTTCTCGTTCTTCACGAAGCCCGAAACGATCGAATAGACCGAGCGCCAGGCCTGGTATTTGGCGAGCGCGGGCGCGGCCTTGAGCATCGAGCCGAAGTCGAGGAACGCGGTCGAGCCGAGCTTGAGATAGCCCTCCTCATACACGCCGGCCGAATATTCGAGGAACTTGGCATAGCCCGCGATGTCGGCGGGATCGAGCTTGGCGATCTCGGCCTTCAACACCGCATCGTCGTTGGTGTAATCGAAATTCGTGCCGTCGACCCAGTTGAGCCGATAGAAGGGCAGCACCGGCGCGAGCGTGACATCGTCGGCCATGTCGTGGCCCGACAGCGCCCACAGCTCCTGCAATGCTTCGGGGGCGGTGATGACGGTGGGGCCGCCATCGAAGACGAAGCCGTCTTTCTCCCAATAATAAGCGCGGCCGCCGGGCTTGTCGCGGCCTTCGAAAATCGTCGTCTGGACGCCGGCCGCCTGGAGGCGGATGGCGAGAGCGAGGCCACCAAAGCCTGCGCCGATCACCGCTGCGGTCTTCACTAATTCGTCTCCCGGATGGCGGCGATCGCGCGGCCGATGGGCACCGGCGGCTTGCCGGTTAATACCCTCAGCTTGTCGAATGCCGTGGAATGGCCCGCATAGAAGCGGCTGACCAGCCGCGCGTCGAGGCGGTAAAAGCGTTCGAGGACGCGATAGCGTTCCTCGGGTTCGGCGGCCTTGAACAGCATCGCCGAGAGCATTCGGTAGAAGCGGCGGCTGCCCCAGGTCGAGGCGGCCATGCCGTGCAGCGCTTCGTGGAGCGCGGCGCCCGAATAATCGGTCAGCCGCGCGACGGCGGCGGCGGTGCGGACCGCATCGGGCAGCGAATAGCCGGTGAGCGGGTGGAATTGGCCAGCGCGCATGCCGGCCTTGGCCACCTGCTTGCCGCCCGAATTCCAATAGCCTGTGAAATCGCCGCCGAACGCCACCGGCAAGGCGCCGCTTTCCTGGCGGACGATCCGCTCGACCTGCCAGCCGCGCGCGGCGGCGTATTCGGCGATTCGCGATTTGTTGTCGGTCACCGCGATCTCGGGGGTGTCGCTGTAATAGGTGTCCTCGACGAACATCCTTTTGGGGCCGAAGGGCAGGCAATAGACGAAGCGATAGCCGTCGACCTGCTCGACCGTCGCGTCCATCACCATCGGGCGCGGGGCTTCGTGCGGGGCGGCGAGCTCGAGCTCCTCGCCGACGAATTTCTGCCAGCCCATGTCGAGGTGCGACAGGTCGCCTGCGCCGCGGCAATCGATGACGCCATCGGCCTCGACCCGGTCGCCATCGGCGAGCACGACGGCGGTGGGGGTGACCTCGGCCACCTTGCGGCGAAGCATCAGCGCCTGCGGCGGCAGTTTTTCGCGCACGACCTTGTCGAGCCGGTCGGACTCGATGCTGAAATAGGGTTCGCGGATCGTTCGGCCATGCGCGGGGAAGGCGATGTCGTAGCTGTCCCAGCCATAGGTGATCAGCGGGCTGAGGATCCAGCGGTGCTCGGGGGCGACGTCGGAGGCGAAGAACGACCAGACATGGTTGCCGCCGATGACGCCGGCGGCGTCGATCAGCCGGACGTCGCAGCCCGGGCGCAGCTCGCGCAGCGCCAGCGCGATGAGGCCGCCAGCCAGACCTGCCCCGACAATGGCGACGTTGCAGCGGATGATCGACGACATGGACTAGGCCTAGCCGGGATCGTGGCGGGGCGAAAGGGGACGAAAGGTGGTGGGGGTGGGGTGGGGAAAGCTCCCCTCCCTCCTTCTGCTCCCCTCCCTGGTCAAGGGAGGGGCCGGGGGTGGGTCGGCTCGTTGGCGAACGGCGCGCCCGGCAACTGGCCTACCCACCCCCAACCCCTCCCTTTCAGGGAGGGGAGAAGGTTGGCGCCTACCCTCTTCCTTCGGGGCGTTAGGTTACCCGCGCGGCGGGCGGCCGCCACCGCCGCCGCTGCCGCGATGCGGGGTTGCCTTGTGGCGCGTCACCGGGCGCGCGCTCAGGCGGTTGCGCGGGGGGCCGCCGCGTTCGCGGCCGCCGGGCGAGGGCGGGCCGTCGATCGCCTGGATGCCGATGCCGCTCGAATCCTCGGCCTCGCTGCGCTGGACCGCGACGTTGAACTTCTGCGCGATCGCGCGCGGAATTTCGAACAGCGTCTCGTTATCGGCGATGCGGATCGCGCCGACTTCGTTCTTGGTGATGTGGCCGCGGCGGCACAGCAAGGGCAGCAGCCAGCGCGGATCGGCGTTCTGGCGGCGGCCGATGTCCATGCGATACCAGACGGTATCCTCAAACCCGGCGCGGGGGCCGCGATCGCGCTCCTGGCGGTCGTTCGATCCGCCCTGGCTCTGGTCGAGCATTTCCTCGGGCCGCGGCATCGTCGCGCGATGCGCGCGCACCAGCCGTGCGGCGATGTCCTCGGGCGTCGATTGCTCGAGCAGCCGTGCGCCCAATGCGCGATCCTCTTCGTCGATCTCGATCGGACCGGTCAGCGCGACCAACAGGCGTTCGCGGTCCTGCTTCTGAATGTCCTCGAGCGTCGGCGCTTCGATCCATTCGGCGTTGATCTTGGCACCGCGCAATACGCCCTCGACGCGCTTGCGGCGCGGATAGGGGACGATCAGGATCGCGGTGCCCTTGCGCCCGGCGCGCCCGGTGCGGCCCGAGCGATGCTGGAGCGTTTCGGCATCGCGCGGCAGCTCGACATGGACGACCAGGCTGAGCGTGGGCAGATCGATGCCGCGCGCGGCGACGTCGGTGGCGACGCAGACGCGCGCGCGCTGGTCGCGCAGCGCCTGCAGCGCGTGGTTGCGCTCGTTCTGGCTATGCTCGCCCGACAGCGCGACCGCCGCGAAGCCGCGCTCGACCAGGCTGGCATGGAGCCGGCGCACCGCGTCGCGGGTGGCGCAGAACAGCATCGCGGTTTCGGCCTCGTGCAGCCGCAGCAGGTTCACCACCACCGCTTCGATATCGGCAGGCGCGACCGCGACCGCCTGATAGACGATGTCGCC
Coding sequences:
- the crtY gene encoding lycopene beta-cyclase CrtY — encoded protein: MSSIIRCNVAIVGAGLAGGLIALALRELRPGCDVRLIDAAGVIGGNHVWSFFASDVAPEHRWILSPLITYGWDSYDIAFPAHGRTIREPYFSIESDRLDKVVREKLPPQALMLRRKVAEVTPTAVVLADGDRVEADGVIDCRGAGDLSHLDMGWQKFVGEELELAAPHEAPRPMVMDATVEQVDGYRFVYCLPFGPKRMFVEDTYYSDTPEIAVTDNKSRIAEYAAARGWQVERIVRQESGALPVAFGGDFTGYWNSGGKQVAKAGMRAGQFHPLTGYSLPDAVRTAAAVARLTDYSGAALHEALHGMAASTWGSRRFYRMLSAMLFKAAEPEERYRVLERFYRLDARLVSRFYAGHSTAFDKLRVLTGKPPVPIGRAIAAIRETN
- a CDS encoding phytoene desaturase, whose amino-acid sequence is MKTAAVIGAGFGGLALAIRLQAAGVQTTIFEGRDKPGGRAYYWEKDGFVFDGGPTVITAPEALQELWALSGHDMADDVTLAPVLPFYRLNWVDGTNFDYTNDDAVLKAEIAKLDPADIAGYAKFLEYSAGVYEEGYLKLGSTAFLDFGSMLKAAPALAKYQAWRSVYSIVSGFVKNEKLRQALSFHTLLVGGDPMKTSSIYALIHKLERDGGVWFAMGGTNKLVAGMVRHFERLGGEVRLDDPVAAIETLGDRVTGVTTQKGYHLDVDACASNGDIVHSYRELLKGSRSAQRTAQKLEKKKYSPSLFVVHFGIKGTWPGIPHHMILFGPRYKELLADIYDHGVLSEDFSLYLHHPTVTDPSMAPEGHSTFYALAPVPHRGKFPADWDEIAPILEKRILDEVGRRLIPDIHERIVTKFSYTPKDFSDDLNAHQGSAFSLEPLLTQSAYFRAHNRDDNIPNMYFVGAGTHPGAGIPGVVGSAKATAKLMLESGR
- a CDS encoding DEAD/DEAH box helicase, which translates into the protein MTFQNIPPLLGEALAARGYTALTPVQASVIEPEALGRDMVVSAQTGSGKTVAFGLAMADQLMEEGQLPQPRAPLALIIAPTRELALQVSRELEWLFAGAHARIATCVGGMDASKERRMLSHGTHIVVGTPGRLRDHLERGALDLSALRVAVLDEADEMLDMGFREDLEEILDATPNERRTLLFSATMPKPIVALAKRYQRDALRISTVGEDRGHGDIVYQAVAVAPADIEAVVVNLLRLHEAETAMLFCATRDAVRRLHASLVERGFAAVALSGEHSQNERNHALQALRDQRARVCVATDVAARGIDLPTLSLVVHVELPRDAETLQHRSGRTGRAGRKGTAILIVPYPRRKRVEGVLRGAKINAEWIEAPTLEDIQKQDRERLLVALTGPIEIDEEDRALGARLLEQSTPEDIAARLVRAHRATMPRPEEMLDQSQGGSNDRQERDRGPRAGFEDTVWYRMDIGRRQNADPRWLLPLLCRRGHITKNEVGAIRIADNETLFEIPRAIAQKFNVAVQRSEAEDSSGIGIQAIDGPPSPGGRERGGPPRNRLSARPVTRHKATPHRGSGGGGGRPPRG